Proteins from a genomic interval of Amycolatopsis sp. cg13:
- a CDS encoding TetR/AcrR family transcriptional regulator yields the protein MSPANEEKTRRAPTVWARISEPVREPRQVLTRDRIVDSAIRLADREGLDAVSMRKLADELETSPMSLYRHVHGRDDLLELMYDSVIAPDRDLRHSGDWRRDLHVVARNIRDVALAHPWATRMMTSGRPAFGPNALLGLEWALAAVAGLGLPIADMSRMVLTVIGVAQATAQTEVGEVDEQQRTGLSEADWHESMAPYLNQVLESGDYPQVATMLAVSHEQDPEAIFDTTLGIVLDGLEQYVDQRRAAAAGD from the coding sequence GTGAGTCCAGCGAACGAGGAGAAGACCCGGCGAGCCCCCACGGTCTGGGCGCGGATCAGCGAGCCCGTGCGCGAGCCGCGCCAGGTGCTGACCCGCGACCGGATCGTGGACAGCGCGATCCGGCTGGCGGACCGCGAGGGACTCGACGCGGTGTCGATGCGCAAGCTCGCCGACGAGCTCGAGACCAGCCCGATGTCGCTGTACCGGCACGTGCACGGCAGGGACGACCTGCTCGAGCTGATGTACGACTCGGTCATCGCCCCCGACCGCGACCTGCGCCACTCCGGGGACTGGCGCCGCGACCTGCACGTCGTCGCCCGCAACATCCGCGACGTCGCGCTGGCCCACCCGTGGGCCACGCGCATGATGACCAGCGGGCGCCCGGCGTTCGGCCCCAACGCGCTGCTCGGCCTCGAATGGGCGCTGGCCGCGGTGGCCGGCCTCGGCCTGCCGATCGCCGACATGTCCCGGATGGTGCTCACCGTGATCGGCGTCGCGCAGGCCACCGCGCAGACGGAGGTCGGCGAGGTCGACGAGCAGCAGCGGACCGGGCTGTCCGAAGCGGACTGGCACGAGAGCATGGCGCCGTACCTGAACCAGGTGCTCGAAAGCGGCGACTACCCGCAGGTCGCCACCATGCTCGCGGTGTCGCACGAACAGGACCCGGAGGCGATTTTCGACACGACGCTCGGGATCGTGCTCGACGGGCTGGAGCAGTACGTGGACCAGCGCCGCGCCGCCGCGGCCGGGGACTGA
- a CDS encoding methyltransferase, with product MPESNDGLTAAALHDILRGYVKTALLRTAMRLRVFDEFAGGPRDAAALALQLGTDERGMRILLDALTAIGLLRTDPGGYRLPDGGDELLVSTGSRFFGGAVRIGASDWEWDAQKNLIDAVRKGGTVADTHALTPEFDYWEDFANHTSWFNNGAADLMAEQLEPWAADRESVNVLDIACSHGSYGFFLAQRNPRVHLSCVDWPNILEITEKNAEKLGLADRTDFIPGDMFEVDFGGPYDIVMLTNVLHHFREEKATELLARIAPAVKPGGRIAVVGHTHEEDDTPETNPLPYMFSVIMLVQTFDGQTHSVGTYRRMLEDAGFANVTSHRSERAMHRVFIAERP from the coding sequence ATGCCGGAATCGAACGACGGCCTGACTGCTGCGGCCTTGCACGACATCCTCCGCGGTTACGTCAAGACCGCGTTGCTGCGCACCGCGATGCGGCTGCGGGTCTTCGACGAGTTCGCGGGCGGGCCCCGGGACGCGGCGGCGCTCGCCCTCCAGCTGGGCACCGACGAACGCGGGATGCGGATCCTGCTCGACGCGCTCACGGCGATCGGCCTGCTGCGCACCGACCCCGGCGGCTACCGCCTCCCCGACGGCGGCGACGAGCTGCTGGTGTCCACCGGCTCGCGGTTCTTCGGCGGCGCGGTGCGGATCGGCGCGAGCGACTGGGAGTGGGACGCGCAGAAGAACCTCATCGACGCCGTCCGCAAGGGCGGCACGGTCGCGGACACCCACGCGCTCACCCCGGAATTCGACTACTGGGAAGACTTCGCCAACCACACCAGCTGGTTCAACAACGGCGCGGCCGACCTGATGGCGGAGCAGCTCGAACCGTGGGCCGCGGACCGCGAGTCGGTGAACGTGCTCGACATCGCGTGCAGCCACGGTTCCTACGGGTTCTTCCTCGCCCAGCGCAATCCGCGGGTTCATCTGTCCTGTGTGGACTGGCCGAACATCCTGGAGATCACCGAGAAGAACGCCGAGAAGCTCGGGCTGGCCGACCGCACCGACTTCATCCCCGGCGACATGTTCGAGGTGGACTTCGGCGGGCCGTACGACATCGTGATGCTCACCAACGTGCTGCACCACTTCCGCGAGGAGAAGGCGACCGAGCTGCTGGCCCGCATCGCGCCCGCGGTGAAGCCGGGCGGGCGCATCGCCGTCGTCGGGCACACCCACGAGGAAGACGACACCCCGGAGACCAATCCGCTGCCGTACATGTTCTCGGTGATCATGCTGGTCCAGACCTTCGACGGGCAGACGCACTCGGTCGGCACCTACCGCCGGATGCTCGAGGACGCGGGCTTCGCGAACGTCACGTCGCACCGCTCGGAGCGGGCGATGCACCGGGTCTTCATCGCCGAGCGCCCCTGA
- a CDS encoding acyl-CoA dehydrogenase family protein → MLQQEKAAPLAFERVRAVAAAHAAEADRDRRLAGPVVAAITAAGFPGHFVAKEHGGAAGGYTEFVDAVLAVAEGCASAGWCASLFASHARMAGFLPEPGRQEIWADGAGALVGAAFVPSGEVTRADGGWTLSGRWKFVSGVDFADHVLLFARDPEAEPPGLRVFAVPAGELDVEDTWFTSGMRGTGSRTVVLDGVFVPEHRTFLQKTMLAGIAEAPDAPAHQVPFRLVNGLTMVTPAIGAARGALSAWTEWIGGKTEVAMGKVQRSRDKASVRFALARASAELDAAELLVRRIAAVADEIGPVPPELVARSHRDHSVAAELAVSAVDRIQSCSGTSGQEEGNPVQRHWRDVHAAASHAALQFETAAGVYANHVFGA, encoded by the coding sequence ATGCTGCAGCAGGAAAAAGCCGCGCCCCTGGCGTTCGAGCGGGTGCGGGCGGTCGCGGCGGCGCACGCGGCGGAGGCCGACCGGGACCGGCGCCTGGCCGGCCCGGTGGTCGCCGCGATCACGGCGGCCGGCTTCCCGGGGCACTTCGTCGCGAAAGAGCACGGCGGAGCCGCCGGCGGCTACACCGAGTTCGTCGATGCCGTGCTCGCCGTCGCCGAAGGCTGCGCGTCCGCGGGCTGGTGCGCGTCCCTGTTCGCCTCGCACGCGCGGATGGCGGGGTTCCTGCCGGAACCGGGCCGCCAGGAGATCTGGGCCGACGGCGCGGGCGCGCTGGTCGGCGCTGCGTTCGTGCCCTCGGGCGAGGTGACGCGCGCCGACGGCGGGTGGACGCTGTCGGGCCGCTGGAAGTTCGTGAGCGGCGTGGACTTCGCCGACCACGTGCTGCTGTTCGCCCGCGACCCGGAGGCCGAACCGCCCGGCTTGCGGGTGTTCGCGGTGCCGGCCGGCGAACTCGACGTCGAGGACACGTGGTTCACCTCCGGCATGCGCGGCACCGGCAGCCGCACCGTTGTCCTCGACGGAGTATTCGTGCCGGAACACCGGACGTTCCTGCAGAAGACGATGCTCGCCGGCATTGCCGAGGCGCCCGACGCTCCTGCCCACCAGGTGCCGTTCCGGCTCGTGAACGGCCTCACCATGGTCACGCCCGCCATCGGCGCGGCGCGCGGCGCGCTCTCCGCGTGGACCGAGTGGATCGGCGGCAAGACCGAGGTCGCGATGGGCAAGGTGCAACGCTCCCGGGACAAGGCGAGCGTCCGCTTCGCACTGGCCAGGGCTTCCGCGGAACTGGACGCCGCGGAGCTGCTCGTGCGGCGCATCGCGGCGGTCGCGGACGAAATCGGCCCGGTGCCGCCCGAACTGGTGGCACGCAGCCATCGCGACCATTCCGTCGCCGCCGAGCTGGCGGTGTCCGCCGTGGACCGGATCCAGAGCTGCAGCGGGACCAGCGGACAGGAGGAGGGCAACCCCGTGCAGCGCCACTGGCGCGACGTGCACGCGGCGGCGAGCCACGCGGCGCTCCAGTTCGAAACCGCGGCCGGGGTGTACGCGAACCACGTGTTCGGCGCGTGA
- a CDS encoding dTDP-4-dehydrorhamnose 3,5-epimerase family protein, translating to MVITDGGLPGVLHVLPEKKTDARGSFFESLRVGRISAAAGHRFSIAQVNYSVSARGTLRGLHGVALRPGQSKFVSCVRGALQDIVVDLRVGSPTFGEHTSSVLDAESGRGVYVAEGLFHGFVALADDTCISYLCSTSYVPGTQIDIDPLDPGLKLPWRLETEPTLSEKDAAAPSVAQARRAGLLPRYAECLALYEELGRRTETGTGWTDG from the coding sequence ATGGTCATCACTGACGGCGGTCTTCCCGGTGTCCTGCACGTCCTGCCGGAGAAGAAGACCGACGCGCGCGGTTCGTTCTTCGAATCGCTGCGCGTGGGACGGATCAGCGCCGCGGCCGGGCACCGGTTCTCGATCGCGCAGGTGAACTACTCGGTGTCGGCCCGCGGCACGCTGCGGGGGCTGCACGGGGTCGCGCTGCGGCCGGGCCAGTCGAAATTCGTCAGCTGCGTGCGCGGGGCCTTGCAGGACATCGTGGTGGATCTTCGCGTGGGGTCCCCGACGTTCGGGGAGCACACCTCTTCGGTGCTCGACGCGGAGTCCGGGCGCGGGGTGTACGTGGCCGAGGGCCTGTTCCACGGGTTCGTGGCGCTCGCCGACGACACGTGCATCAGCTACCTGTGCTCGACCTCGTACGTGCCCGGCACGCAGATCGACATCGATCCGCTCGACCCCGGACTGAAGCTGCCGTGGCGGCTGGAGACCGAGCCGACCCTGTCGGAGAAGGACGCCGCGGCGCCGTCGGTCGCGCAAGCGCGGCGGGCGGGACTGCTGCCGCGCTACGCAGAGTGCCTTGCCCTGTATGAGGAACTGGGGCGGAGAACGGAGACGGGAACCGGATGGACAGACGGATAG
- a CDS encoding beta-ketoacyl synthase: MDRRIVITGIGAVAPGGIGTKEFWALLTAGRTATRALSLFDAGGFRSRVAAECDFDPLAKGLSAEQVARLDRAAQFAVVAMGEAITDAGLEADTVAPERLGVSLGSAVGATMSLEREFVAASSSGREWTVDHTKVRDSTYDYFVPSSMAAELAWLAGAEGPVRTISTGCTSGIDSIGHACELLREGSADVMIAGAADAPISPITVACFDAIKATTPRNDEAETASRPFDNTRNGFVLGEGSAVLVLETLDGARARGAHVYAEIAGYGTRCNAYHMTGLRPDGRELAEAATRALAQARIDPSDVDYVNAHGSGTKQNDRHETAAVKRGLGEHAHRVPMSSIKSMIGHSLGAIGSIEIAACALAIEHGVIPPTANLTESDPVCDLDYVPLTARQAGLDAVLSLGSGFGGFQSAMVLRRLRDGARPWAR, translated from the coding sequence ATGGACAGACGGATAGTCATCACCGGCATCGGCGCGGTCGCGCCGGGCGGGATCGGCACGAAGGAGTTCTGGGCGCTGCTGACCGCGGGCCGCACCGCGACCCGGGCCTTGTCGCTGTTCGACGCCGGCGGCTTCCGCTCGCGGGTTGCCGCCGAATGCGATTTCGACCCGCTGGCCAAAGGATTGAGCGCGGAGCAGGTAGCGCGGCTGGACCGGGCCGCGCAGTTCGCCGTGGTGGCCATGGGCGAGGCGATCACCGACGCCGGGCTCGAAGCGGACACGGTGGCGCCGGAGCGGCTCGGCGTCTCGCTCGGCAGCGCGGTCGGGGCCACGATGAGCCTGGAGCGCGAATTCGTGGCGGCCAGCTCCTCCGGTCGCGAGTGGACAGTGGACCACACGAAGGTGCGCGACAGCACTTACGACTACTTCGTCCCCAGCTCGATGGCGGCCGAGCTGGCCTGGCTGGCCGGCGCGGAGGGACCCGTGCGCACGATCTCGACCGGGTGCACGTCGGGGATCGACTCGATCGGCCACGCGTGCGAACTGCTGCGCGAAGGCTCGGCGGACGTGATGATCGCCGGCGCCGCCGACGCCCCGATCTCGCCCATCACCGTCGCCTGCTTCGACGCGATCAAGGCCACGACTCCCCGCAACGACGAGGCCGAAACCGCGTCCCGCCCCTTCGACAACACCCGCAACGGGTTCGTGCTGGGCGAGGGGTCCGCGGTCCTCGTGCTGGAGACGCTCGACGGCGCGCGGGCGCGGGGCGCGCACGTGTACGCCGAAATCGCCGGTTACGGCACGCGGTGCAACGCCTACCACATGACCGGCCTGCGTCCCGACGGCCGCGAGCTGGCCGAGGCGGCGACCCGGGCGCTGGCGCAGGCCCGGATCGATCCGTCCGATGTGGACTATGTGAACGCACACGGCTCGGGCACGAAACAGAACGACCGCCACGAAACCGCGGCGGTGAAGCGCGGTCTCGGCGAACACGCGCACCGCGTGCCGATGAGTTCGATCAAGTCGATGATCGGGCACTCGCTCGGCGCGATCGGCTCGATCGAGATCGCCGCGTGCGCGCTCGCCATCGAACACGGCGTGATCCCGCCGACGGCCAATCTCACCGAATCCGACCCGGTGTGCGACCTGGACTACGTGCCGCTGACCGCGCGGCAGGCCGGGCTGGACGCCGTGCTGAGCCTCGGCAGCGGCTTCGGCGGATTCCAGAGCGCGATGGTGCTCAGACGGCTGCGGGACGGAGCACGGCCATGGGCGCGGTGA
- a CDS encoding ketosynthase chain-length factor gives MGAVITGIGLLTPTGVGIAEYWASTTAGTSAVGELTRFDASRYPARLAAEVTGLDPAEHLPARLLPQTDRMTQLALLASDRAFADAGLVPAELPEFRAGVLTASSSGGFEFGHRELHNLWSQGPQYVSAYQSFAWFYAVNSGQISIRHGLRGAGGVVVAEQAGGLDALGAARRRLRDGELETVATGGMESSLSPWGWAAYLASGRLSTRTDPARAYLPFGEDANGWVPGEGGAILVLEDETAALARNARSYGSLAGYASTFDPAPRSGRPPTLRRAAELALEDAGCSSSDIDAVFADGAGVPELDAAEADAIRGLFGPDGVPVTVPKAGTGRLSSGAGPVDVAAALLAASTGVLPPTANVPAPRAGYRIDLVTRPRTARVRTALVLARGHGGFNSAVVLRAPAEPVRLASPDSPGAAETTEGVRR, from the coding sequence ATGGGCGCGGTGATCACGGGCATCGGGCTGCTGACTCCGACCGGCGTCGGCATCGCCGAGTACTGGGCGTCGACGACCGCCGGGACGTCGGCGGTGGGCGAGCTCACGCGGTTCGACGCGAGCCGGTACCCGGCCCGGCTCGCGGCCGAGGTCACCGGCCTCGACCCGGCCGAGCACCTGCCGGCGCGGCTGCTGCCGCAGACCGACCGGATGACGCAGCTGGCGCTGCTCGCGTCCGACCGCGCGTTCGCCGACGCCGGGCTCGTGCCCGCCGAGCTGCCGGAGTTCCGCGCGGGGGTGCTGACCGCCAGCTCGTCCGGCGGTTTCGAGTTCGGGCACCGCGAACTGCACAACCTGTGGAGCCAGGGCCCGCAATACGTGAGCGCCTACCAGAGCTTCGCGTGGTTCTACGCGGTGAACTCGGGGCAGATCTCGATCCGGCACGGCTTGCGCGGCGCGGGCGGGGTCGTGGTGGCCGAGCAAGCGGGCGGCCTCGACGCGCTCGGCGCCGCGCGCCGCCGGCTGCGGGACGGGGAGCTGGAGACGGTGGCCACGGGCGGAATGGAGAGTTCGTTGTCGCCGTGGGGCTGGGCGGCGTACCTCGCGAGCGGGCGGTTGAGCACCCGCACCGACCCGGCGCGGGCGTATCTGCCCTTCGGCGAGGACGCGAACGGCTGGGTGCCCGGCGAGGGCGGCGCGATCCTGGTCCTGGAGGACGAAACCGCCGCGCTGGCCCGGAATGCGCGCAGCTACGGGTCGCTGGCCGGGTATGCCTCGACGTTCGACCCGGCCCCGCGTTCGGGCAGGCCGCCGACCTTGCGCCGCGCGGCCGAGCTGGCACTGGAGGACGCCGGCTGCTCGTCCTCCGACATCGACGCGGTGTTCGCCGACGGCGCGGGCGTCCCGGAACTGGACGCGGCGGAAGCCGACGCGATCCGCGGGCTTTTCGGCCCGGACGGCGTACCGGTGACGGTGCCGAAGGCGGGCACCGGACGGCTGTCGTCGGGCGCGGGCCCGGTCGACGTGGCCGCCGCGCTGCTCGCGGCAAGCACCGGGGTGCTGCCGCCCACGGCGAACGTGCCCGCGCCGCGCGCCGGCTACCGGATCGACCTGGTGACCCGGCCGCGCACCGCGCGGGTGCGCACGGCGCTGGTGCTCGCCCGCGGCCACGGCGGTTTCAACTCGGCCGTCGTGCTGCGCGCGCCCGCCGAACCGGTGCGCCTCGCCTCCCCGGACTCGCCGGGGGCGGCGGAAACGACAGAAGGGGTACGACGATGA